The Thunnus albacares chromosome 11, fThuAlb1.1, whole genome shotgun sequence genome contains a region encoding:
- the LOC122992841 gene encoding obscurin-like protein 1 isoform X6 gives MDVFGGAPRFLAYPRPVMVQSGTDAVLKCQIGGDPRPAVIWERNNEKIDPQGRYRVFEDGNVYNLIISAVTTEDSGQYICKAKNSIGETYAAATLKVEGEAQEMELREENKPRFLIKPLSTRVGRGEDAVFSCKLWGSPRPEVVWEKDGRKLNEIFESTHFSVGYQDGGWFQLKIFKTRAPDGGVYTCKARNEFGEALAGAVLLVDAGPGHEDEGNRNGYTNGHWKTHQGKQRSGRQVPNRLKDDPLTKSTKVKMFAVTEGKHAKFRCFVTGKPKPEIIWRKDGRLILSGRRYLLYEDREGYFTLKVLYCKQKDNGVYVCAASNTAGQTLSAVHLSVKEPPVRFKQPLIDLEVWERDLAVLECEVPEDSVPITWYLEDRRLQPGAKYGMEEWGTKRRLTIRDIGVDDDGIYLCEMPDGGRSIAEVAVKGTILRKLPRKVDVLEGENAAFCVEVEKEEMDIHWYKDGVELRETHKTILKSFGRTHILVFVNTMPQDSGLVIFLVGRSKTSSQLRVKAARHCPPSCPVGVQINTERANAALLSWVPAQDSRKNPPSGYVLERQEVGTGSQEWLQCLTTDSATSVEILGDSVPCEADYRFRICSVNKYGKSNNVEFPRAVHLVPVARIQAPLQDALVPEGQDALFSIELSASVIGTWFLNGTQLQEDERYSMRRTRTHQSLRMRGVRDTDNGAEITFIAYGIRDSAALYIQAPLVKFSPLSEMDRNKFVEIGNPIVLYCELSDPAAPVHWYKNGTELQTIEGLHIQSEGTMRRIVIQSAEFSHSGVYCCDAIDDVIRFNVEVEAPPVRFSAIPDAERNKTIQRHCPIILQCELSDPSAQVHWYKDGSKLHPQSGVDILTDGLVRKLVVQSADFFHSGLYCCKTKGDTITFSVDIKAPPVKFSAIPEEMRTKSIEAGCPLVLQCVVSDPEADVCWYKDEMQLVSNSGLEIHSEGNTRTIVVQSAELCHSGVYRCTTLDDTMDFQVEIKAIPVTYSTIFDVERTKSLEAGKPLELECEVADSTVPVCWYKDGVKLLPQNGWIIQNNGTLRRLIIPSAEFLHSGLYSCETSDDTIHFTVDIKAASLPLSPSPEVVEKQSLEATCPTEPTSEISDTAVQVSWQRDKEHNCNREPDFEMERIKKTLVIEPTHPSNSGAYYCATADDVAQLIVKNQVPSVTYLLGPGVEKTKSAEEHCPIVQQFEISDPIAKACWYKDGTQIYPKGEADCESQSSSQALPLQSHHLSGDRSFGCETSGDAQSNVVKAEQCHYGDEIGEIADASAQYTVDVKATPPRLSSDQEKNKSTEEAYPVDVERISSKRNSGIFGSKRGDIQTYEEHSREMTAPQSTYEYTTDWITSKQPNELSDNQQMINAKSPVYCNSVQPTIMKSDTQHDNKQSTESQGEEFIYYIQHAETPSEQLVTSLKTTVQSDEFCNILQTATVESEESNVKTITAQSEELHSSVQMGAVLSEQCNPLQTSTAQSGHLTNHLQISTFKSDELCDSVKTATLQSEESFKSLQSGTLQSEEPFKSLQSATGQTEELHNSTQMPAILSGKLLDCLQTENVHSEELFNSLRTAKDQSEELSRPLQTSTVQSEKLCDFPDTASLQSVGLHNSQKAETIQPAPPVRITTLCEAERNKSVEVDEPIVLRCEISDPNAQVTWYKDGIKLHEAAGQDMLEEGSIRTLAFQSATLSHAGIYSCKTTDDAMQFHVDVKAPLLKLSAISEADQKKTVMAGCPIALQCELSDPAGQVSWYKDGTELLPQNGVDIQSEGNVRSLVVPSAERAHSGIYRCESKDDDIQFDVEVKALPVKFSELQETDRNKSVQEGCPIVLSCELSHDSSAHVDWYKDGMKLLQQNNVEIQSDGLTRSLVIHSAESIHSGSYECSTADDTITFKVDVQGRSPQIMPIPLSEKHKVVAIGFPIVLQCEVSDPVAQVSWFKEEVELFCKTGLDMKRDGSLRKLIINSAKVSDSGFYSCNLADDVVTFHVDIQATPVRFSTLPEVARNKFVEAGCPIKLQCEVSEPTAQVYWQKDGEQLFPKCEYEIQTKEKQRALVIKSAEVRHSGVYSCEAADDHIEFKVDVAAPPVTFADIPEEDLFKSVVEQEQLALSCEVTRADGVVQWYKDGTEIQPSNNITIQAEDTQRNLTIHSAELSDSGTYTCRAGDNILMFKVNIREPPVMIIYPKEDVHLDRHVPEEIILSCELSRPNGVVSWYKDGQKLQESENIKLKIEGPYRRLKIISSGVEDSGEYVCDTADDSIFFNLSITEPPVRIVSPSQSQMELCQQTSERMVLSCEISRPNAMVRWYRDGLEVEENDNLILEVDGVYRRLIIPETTVKDSAEYVCDTADDSVTFFVNIAEPPVRFVRPRKTASRVEKVVGNTLVLDCEVSRSNAEVTWKKNGEEVEDSRNVTILEDGAMRQLTIHSLTVEDSGQYVCDAKDDVMDFHVKVQDLPVKILGKTDAKTEKQFLVSDDIILVCELSRSNASVSWYKNNQLIDDTERYCSEEQGVFRSLVVLNAGLEDSGEYTCDAVDDKMVFYITVKEPPVKIIGNSGHPEHHILVAGDDLILECEVSRPNATVQWLWNGEILKPDTRVKIDSYDVVRKLVLSGLQPSDSGKYICDATDDKLTTIVEVQEAPVMFVNKEVNNNISAYENENVTLCAIVSREGVNVRWLKDGQLLNEDNIHISSEGNTHKLTINPLQLSDSGEYVCHINTDEMYFSLLVKEMKVKFIKQLENIVALKGSGLTLRCEINKPKGDVQWLKDGQEISPSRRHTIRAQGRERTFTIHELVDEDAGEYACESTGDRTSAIVTLETPRVVEFIAELRSITVCEGEDAIFKCVVSPEDTRLVWYLNGKQVAQNEHTVISSNGLCHMLCIHNCTVSDSSKVTADAEGLVSEAELQVQEQQVLFTKKMTPVIAEEYNEATLEVEVSVDTGEVQWMRQGVLIHPGAKYTLKHKGRKHSLTIHKLTMSDRGIYSCETLHDRTQAQLTVEPRKITIKRGLTDIKTTERETASFEVELSHPNVPGTWTRNGIQLKPTNHFRMTAKGQVHSLTISNLSVEDTGTFMFCVENLKTSARLAVKEPPVTIFRKLEDQKFPEGAIASIECELSRHNVNVKWMKNGVELKPGKDLRIYAMGRKRFLQIMKCHVSDSGTYTCDAGDVTTSCTVEVYERELLIVQGLEDLAIQEDQNAVFVCEISVEDVPGEWYKNGEKIQPTSTIKIRQEGTKHFLLMCNVRAEDSGEIKFVARHVESVTYLEVEELPVSIVKPLQDKTALEKSRVILDCTVSNPRCSIRWYKGSNVILPSERFEICSEGGYRKLIIQQVVLEDEGTYSVQVGEYSCSAKLTVEAQSLLMVRDLKDVEVVAPDEACFECEVSVPVLKSPVWSLKGEPLQPSSRVRLEKMGTVHRLTLRQTSPDMSGVVEFTSGKAKSTAQLRVLSK, from the exons ATGGATGTGTTTGGTGGTGCACCACGTTTCTTGGCCTACCCAAGACCTGTGATGGTACAAAGTGGGACTGATGCAGTCCTAAAGTGTCAAATTGGTGGTGATCCAAGACCTGCTGTTATTTGGGAGCGAAACAATGAAAAGATTGACCCTCAAGGACGATATAGGGTTTTCGAGGATGGAAATGTTTACAATCTCATAATTTCAGCTGTGACCACAGAGGATAGTGGTCAGTACATATGCAAAGCAAAAAACAGCATTGGGGAAACATACGCAGCTGCCACACTGAAGGTGGAAGGTGAGGCACAAGAGATGGAGTTACGAGAGGAAAATAAGCCACGATTCCTCATCAAGCCCCTCTCCACTCGTGTCGGCCGTGGGGAAGATGCTGTCTTCTCTTGTAAGCTCTGGGGAAGCCCACGACCAGAGGTTGTCTGGGAAAAAGATGGCAGGAAACTCAATGAAATATTTGAAAGCACACATTTCAGTGTGGGCTATCAGGACGGTGGCTGGTTCCAGCTAAAGATCTTTAAGACTCGTGCACCAGATGGTGGTGTATATACATGCAAGGCCAGGAATGAGTTTGGGGAAGCATTAGCAGGAGCTGTGCTGCTCGTTGATGCTGGCCCAGGACACGAGGACGAAGGAAATCGTAATGGCTACACAAATGGCCACTGGAAAACTCACCAGGGAAAACAGAGGAGCGGTAGGCAAGTGCCAAACCGGCTCAAAGACGACCCCCTGACCAAGTcaacaaaagtaaaaatgtttgcAGTGACAGAGGGCAAACATGCCAAATTCCGCTGCTTTGTGACTGGAAAACCCAAACCAGAAATCATTTGGAGGAAAGATGGCAGGCTGATACTGTCTGGAAGGCGCTATTTGTTATATGAGGACAGGGAAGGATACTTCACACTCAAAGTTCTGTACTGTAAGCAGAAGGATAATGGAGTTTATGTTTGTGCTGCATCAAATACTGCAGGGCAAACTCTCAGTGCTGTACACCTGTCCGTAAAGG AGCCACCTGTGCGGTTCAAGCAGCCTCTTATTGATCTAGAAGTATGGGAACGAGACTTGGCTGTTCTCGAGTGTGAAGTTCCAGAGGACTCTGTTCCCATCACATGGTATCTGGAGGACAGAAGACTGCAGCCAGGGGCCAAATATGGAATGGAGGAGTGGGGAACAAAACGGCGACTAACCATCCGTGACATTGGAGTTGATGATGATGGGATTTACCTCTGCGAGATGCCTGATGGTGGGAGAAGTATTGCAGAGGTAGCTGTGAAAG GTACAATTTTGCGGAAGCTTCCAAGAAAAGTGGATGTCTTGGAAGGCGAAAATGCTGCCTTTTGTGTTGAagtagaaaaagaagaaatggacATACATTGGTACAAAGATGGTGTAGAGCTGCGTGAAACGCATAAGACCATCCTTAAGTCCTTTGGTCGAACTCACATCCTGGTTTTCGTCAATACAATGCCCCAAGACTCCGGCCTTGTGATTTTCCTTGTAGGCAGATCCAAGACTTCCTCTCAACTAAGAGTGAAAG CCGCCAGACATTGTCCTCCCAGTTGTCCAGTGGGTGTGCAGATCAACACAGAGCGTGCCAATGCAGCTCTTCTCTCATGGGTTCCTGCTCAGGACTCACGAAAGAACCCTCCATCTGGATATGTGCTTGAGCGACAGGAAGTGGGCACTGGCTCACAGGAGTGGCTACAGTGTTTGACCACTGACTCTGCAACCTCTGTGGAGATCCTCGGTGACAGCGTACCATGTGAAGCTGATTATCGATTTCGCATTTGCAGTGTAAACAAATATGGAAAGAGCAACAATGTTGAGTTCCCTAGGGCAGTTCACTTGG TTCCAGTGGCCAGAATACAAGCTCCCTTACAGGATGCCTTGGTGCCCGAGGGGCAAGATGCCCTCTTCTCTATTGAGCTCTCTGCTTCTGTTATCGGCACATGGTTCTTAAACGGTACTCAGCTTCAGGAGGACGAACGTTATTCCATGCGGCGGACACGAACACACCAATCTCTTCGCATGAGAGGAGTACGTGATACAGACAACGGAGCTGAGATTACATTTATTGCCTATGGCATTCGGGATTCTGCAGCACTGTACATTCAAG CTCCTCTTGTCAAGTTTTCACCACTGTCAGAAATGGATCGAAACAAATTTGTAGAAATTGGGAACCCCATTGTGCTCTACTGTGAGCTGTCAGACCCTGCAGCTCCAGTGCACTGGTACAAGAATGGGACGGAATTACAAACAATCGAGGGTCTTCATATCCAGTCAGAGGGCACCATGAGAAGAATTGTCATCCAATCAGCAGAGTTCTCACATTCAGGAGTGTATTGCTGTGATGCCATTGATGACGTCATCAGGTTCAATGTGGAAGTAGAGG CCCCACCTGTGAGGTTTTCAGCAATTCCAGATGCTGAGAGGAACAAAACCATCCAAAGACATTGCCCCATTATTTTGCAATGTGAGCTGTCAGATCCCTCTGCTCAGGTGCACTGGTACAAAGATGGGTCAAAGCTTCACCCCCAAAGTGGAGTAGATATTCTAACTGATGGCTTGGTGAGAAAATTGGTTGTCCAATCAGCAGATTTTTTCCACTCTGGGTTGTACTGCTGCAAGACAAAGGGTGACACCATCACGTTCAGTGTGGACATcaaag CTCCACCCGTGAAGTTCTCAGCAATTCCTGAAGAAATGAGGACCAAGTCGATCGAAGCAGGCTGTCCTCTTGTACTCCAGTGTGTGGTGTCAGATCCTGAGGCCGATGTTTGCTGGTACAAGGATGAAATGCAGCTCGTTTCAAACTCTGGATTAGAAATCCACTCAGAGGGAAATACAAGGACTATAGTTGTTCAGTCTGCAGAGCTGTGCCACTCTGGTGTGTACAGATGCACCACACTGGATGATACCATGGACTTTCAAGTGGAGATCAAAG CTATACCAGTGACGTACTCTACTATCTTTGACGTTGAGAGAACCAAGTCACTTGAAGCGGGCAAACCTTTGGAGCTGGAATGTGAGGTTGCAGACTCCACTGTGCCTGTGTGCTGGTATAAAGATGGTGTAAAGCTCTTACCGCAGAATGGGTGGATTATACAGAATAATGGCACATTGAGGAGACTCATTATCCCATCTGCTGAGTTCTTGCATTCAGGGCTATACAGCTGTGAAACATCTGATGACACTATCCACTTCACTGTGGATATTAAAG CTGCATCGTTGCCGTTGTCGCCCTCACCGGAGGTTGTGGAGAAGCAGTCACTTGAGGCGACCTGCCCCACTGAACCAACGTCTGAAATCTCAGACACTGCTGTCCAGGTGTCATGGCAGAGGGATAAAGAACATAATTGTAATAGAGAGCCTGATTTTGAAATGGAACGCATCAAGAAGACCCTTGTTATTGAACCAACTCATCCTTCAAATTCTGGAGCATACTATTGTGCAACAGCAGATGATGTTGCCCAATTAATTGTAAAAAATCAAg TGCCATCTGTGACATATCTGCTTGGTCCTGGTGTTGAGAAGACCAAGTCTGCTGAAGAGCACTGCCCAATTGTTCAGCAATTTGAGATTTCAGATCCCATTGCCAAAGCCTGTTGGTACAAAGATGGAACCCAGATCTACCCAAAAGGGGAAGCTGACTGTGAATCACAGAGCAGCAGCCAAGCCTTGCCCCTCCAGTCACATCACTTGTCTGGTGATCGGAGTTTTGGCTGTGAAACATCTGGTGATGCACAGTCAAATGTGGTGAAAG CAGAGCAGTGTCACTATGGTGACGAGATTGGTGAGATAGCTGATGCATCTGCCCAATACACTGTGGATGTCAAAG CTACACCGCCAAGGCTCTCTTCTGACCAAGAGAAGAACAAGTCGACTGAAGAGGCTTATCCTGTTGACGTTGAGCGCATTTCCTCGAAGCGCAATTCTGGCATCTTCGGCAGCAAGAGAGGAGATATTCAGACATATGAAGAACATTCCAGGGAAATGACAGCTCCTCAGTCAACTTATGAATATACGACTGACTGGATTACATCTAAACAGCCAAATGAGCTCTCTGACAATCAACAAATGATAAATGCCAAATCTCCAGTTTACTGTAACTCTGTGCAGCCAACAATAATGAAATCTGACACACAGCATGACAATAAACAGTCCACAGAATCACAAGGTGAGGAATTCATTTACTATATACAGCATGCAGAAACCCCATCTGAACAGCTTGTTACTTCCCTGAAGACAACTGTCCAGTCAGATGAGTTTTGTAATATTCTACAAACTGCAACTGTTGAATCTGAGGAATCTAATGTCAAGACTATAACTGCCCAATCAGAAGAGCTACATAGCTCAGTACAGATGGGGGCTGTCCTATCAGAGCAATGCAATCCCCTACAAACTTCAACTGCCCAATCAGGGCACCTTACTAACCACTTACAGATTTCAACATTCAAATCAGATGAGTTATGTGACTCTGTAAAAACTGCAACTCTCCAGTCAGAGGAGTCCTTTAAATCCTTACAGTCTGGAACTCTCCAGTCAGAGGAGCCTTTTAAATCCTTACAGTCTGCAACGGGCCAAACAGAGGAGCTCCACAACTCCACGCAGATGCCAGCTATCCTGTCAGGGAAGCTTCTTGATTGCTTACAGACTGAAAATGTCCATTCAGAGGAGCTCTTTAACTCCTTACGGACTGCAAAAGACCAGTCTGAGGAGTTAAGCAGACCCCTACAGACATCAACTGTCCAGTCAGAGAAACTTTGTGACTTCCCTGACACTGCATCCCTTCAATCAGTGGGATTGCATAACTCTCAAAAGGCAGAAACTATCCAACCAG CTCCACCTGTGAGAATTACAACTCTTTGTGAGGCTGAGAGGAACAAGTCTGTTGAAGTTGATGAACCCATAGTGCTGCGATGTGAAATATCAGATCCTAACGCTCAAGTTACTTGGTACAAGGATGGAATAAAACTACATGAAGCAGCTGGGCAAGACATGCTGGAAGAGGGTTCCATAAGAACACTGGCTTTCCAGTCAGCAACGCTGTCTCATGCAGGGATTTACAGCTGCAAGACAACAGATGATGCAATGCAGTTTCATGTGGATGTTAAAG CTCCACTTCTGAAGTTGTCAGCTATATCTGAGGCTGACCAGAAAAAGACAGTCATGGCAGGCTGTCCCATTGCTCTACAATGTGAGCTGTCAGACCCCGCTGGACAAGTCAGTTGGTACAAAGATGGAACAGAGCTCCTACCTCAAAACGGAGTAGACATCCAGTCAGAGGGCAATGTGAGGAGTCTAGTTGTCCCATCAGCAGAGCGGGCTCACTCTGGCATATACCGTTGTGAGTCAAAGGATGATGACATCCAGTTCGATGTGGAAGTAAAAG CTCTACCTGTGAAGTTCTCAGAGCTTCAAGAGACGGACAGGAACAAGTCCGTCCAAGAAGGCTGTCCCATTGTCCTCAGCTGTGAACTCTCTCATGATTCTTCTGCTCATGTCGACTGGTACAAGGATGGGATGAAACTcctacaacaaaacaatgtggaAATACAGTCAGATGGTCTAACAAGATCCCTTGTCATTCATTCAGCTGAAAGCATACATAGCGGTAGCTATGAATGTTCAACAGCAGATGACACCATCACCTTTAAAGTGGATGTACAAG GCCGATCGCCACAGATCATGCCAATCCCACTATCAGAAAAGCACAAGGTGGTTGCAATTGGTTTTCCAATTGTTCTCCAGTGTGAGGTCTCTGACCCTGTTGCTCAGGTTTCCTGGTTCAAAGAAGAGGTGGAACTTTTTTGCAAAACTGGCCTTGATATGAAAAGAGATGGCAGCCTcagaaaattaataattaattctGCTAAGGTCTCTGACTCTGGCTTCTACAGCTGTAACCTCGCTGATGATGTTGTGACATTCCATGTGGACATCCAAG CTACTCCTGTGAGGTTTTCAACACTTCCAGAGGTCGCAAGAAACAAATTTGTTGAAGCAGGCTGCCCAATTAAGCTGCAGTGTGAAGTCTCAGAGCCAACCGCCCAAGTCTATTGGCAGAAGGATGGAGAACAGCTATTTCCAAAGTGTGAATATGAAatccaaacaaaagaaaaacagagagcgCTGGTTATTAAATCAGCAGAAGTCAGACACTCTGGGGTGTACAGCTGTGAGGCCGCAGATGACCATATAGAATTCAAGGTGGATGTTGCAG CGCCTCCAGTAACATTTGCTGATATCCCAGAGGAGGACCTTTTCAAGAGTGTTGTGGAACAAGAACAGCTTGCCCTGTCATGCGAAGTAACAAGGGCTGATGGTGTTGTCCAGTGGTACAAAGATGGAACTGAAATCCAACCAAGCAACAATATTACAATCCAAGCAGAGGACACTCAAAGAAATCTGACAATCCATTCAGCTGAACTGTCAGATTCAGGCACATACACATGCCGTGCAGGagacaacattttaatgttcaaGGTTAATATACGAg AACCTCCGGTGATGATAATCTACCCCAAGGAGGATGTCCACCTCGACCGTCACGTTCCTGAGGAAATCATTCTGAGTTGTGAACTGTCTCGTCCAAACGGTGTTGTGAGCTGGTACAAAGATGGCCAAAAGCTGCAGGAGAGTGAGAACATCAAGCTCAAGATTGAAGGCCCTTATCGACGACTGAAGATTATTTCCAGTGGTGTGGAAGATTCTGGAGAATACGTCTGTGATACAGCTGATGATTCAATATTCTTTAACCTTAGTATTACAG AACCTCCGGTGCGGATTGTATCCCCAAGTCAATCACAAATGGAACTGTGCCAGCAAACGTCCGAGAGGATGGTACTGAGCTGTGAGATCTCACGGCCTAATGCAATGGTACGCTGGTATAGAGACGGACTTGAAGTGGAGGAGAATGACAACCTTATTCTAGAGGTGGATGGTGTCTACAGAAGACTTATTATACCGGAAACTACAGTCAAAGATTCCGCCGAATATGTCTGTGATACAGCAGATGACTCAGTGACATTCTTTGTAAACATAGCAG AGCCTCCTGTTCGCTTTGTACGTCCACGGAAGACAGCAAGTAGAGTAGAAAAAGTGGTTGGGAATACTCTGGTTCTAGACTGTGAGGTTTCAAGATCAAATGCTGAGGTCACCTGGAAGAAGAATGGAGAAGAGGTAGAGGACTCCAGAAATGTCACCATCCTTGAAGATGGTGCCATGCGTCAATTGACCATTCACTCACTGACAGTTGAAGATTCTGGGCAATATGTCTGTGATGCAAAGGATGATGTGATGGACTTCCATGTAAAAGTGCAAG ATTTGCCTGTGAAAATTCTCGGAAAAACTGACGCAAAAACAGAGAAGCAGTTCTTAGTATCTGATGACATTATTCTTGTGTGTGAACTATCAAGATCCAATGCGTCAGTCAGTTGGTACAAAAATAACCAGCTAATTGATGACACCGAGCGATACTGTAGTGAGGAGCAAGGTGTTTTCCGGTCACTGGTTGTCCTAAATGCTGGGCTCGAAGATTCGGGAGAGTACACCTGTGATGCAGTGGATGATAAAATGGTCTTCTATATCACTGTCAAAG AGCCTCCAGTAAAGATCATTGGAAATTCAGGCCACCCAGAGCATCATATCCTGGTAGCAGGGGATGACCTTATTTTGGAGTGTGAGGTGTCTAGGCCAAACGCCACCGTTCAGTGGTTATGGAATGGCGAGATACTGAAACCAGACACTCGTGTAAAAATTGACAGCTATGACGTTGTTAGGAAGCTTGTTCTCTCTGGACTTCAGCCCTCAGACTctggaaaatacatttgtgatgCCACCGATGACAAACTGACAACGATAGTCGAGGTCCAAG AAGCACCTGTCATGTTTGTGAATAAAGAAGTAAATAATAACATCTCAGCATATGAAAATGAGAATGTTACACTGTGTGCCATTGTGAGCCGAGAAGGAGTTAATGTTCGGTGGCTGAAAGATGGCCAACTATTGAACGAGGACAACATTCACATCTCCAGTGAGGGTAACACCCACAAGCTCACCATTAATCCCCTGCAGCTGTCAGATTCTGGAGAATATGTCTgtcacataaacacagatgaGATGTATTTCAGTCTTTTAGTCAAAG AAATGAAGGTGAAATTTATCAAACAACTGGAGAACATTGTGGCTCTGAAGGGCAGCGGCCTTACATTACGATGTGAGATCAACAAGCCCAAAGGAGATGTCCAGTGGCTAAAAGATGGCCAGGAGATCTCTCCAAGCCGTCGGCACACAATACGGGCACAAGGTCGAGAGCGAACCTTTACCATCCATGAACTAGTGGATGAAGATGCTGGAGAATATGCCTGTGAATCCACAGGTGACAGAACCTCAGCTATTGTCACTTTAGAAA CTCCCCGTGTCGTTGAGTTCATAGCGGAGCTTCGTAGCATCACGGTCTGTGAAGGAGAAGATGCAATATTTAAGTGTGTGGTTTCACCAGAGGACACTCGCTTGGTGTGGTACTTAAATGGCAAACAAGTAGCTCAGAATGAGCACACTGTCATTTCAAGCAACGGACTATGCCACATGCTCTGCATCCACAACTGCACGGTTTCAGATAGCAGCAAAGTGACAGCTGATGCAGAGGGGTTGGTATCAGAGGCAGAACTCCAGGTTCAAG AACAACAGGTGTTGTTCACCAAGAAAATGACACCAGTTATAGCTGAAGAGTACAATGAGGCAACCCTAGAGGTGGAGGTGAGTGTGGATACGGGTGAGGTGCAGTGGATGAGGCAAGGGGTGCTGATCCACCCCGGAGCCAAGTATACCCTGAAACACAAGGGCCGAAAACACAGTCTCACCATCCACAAACTCACCATGTCTGACCGGGGCATCTACAGCTGTGAAACCCTCCATGACCGCACGCAAGCCCAGCTCACAGTGGAAC CTCGAAAAATCACAATCAAGAGGGGGTTGACTGACATAAAAACCACGGAGAGAGAAACAGCCTCGTTTGAGGTGGAACTGTCCCATCCCAATGTCCCGGGCACCTGGACGAGAAACGGAATTCAGCTTAAGCCGACGAATCACTTCCGCATGACTGCCAAAGGACAAGTCCACAGCCTTACTATCTCCAACCTATCAGTAGAAGACACTGGCACCTTCATGTTCTGTGTAGAGAATCTGAAAACATCTGCAAGGCTTGCCGTCAAGG AGCCCCCAGTGACAATTTTCAGAAAACTGGAGGACCAGAAATTCCCTGAGGGGGCAATAGCCTCTATTGAGTGTGAGCTGTCAAGACACAATGTCAACGTGAAATGGATGAAG aaTGGGGTTGAGTTGAAGCCAGGCAAGGACTTGCGCATTTATGCAATGGGACGGAAGCGTTTTCTTCAGATCATGAAATGTCATGTCAGTGATTCTGGCACGTACACCTGTGATGCTGGAGATGTGACTACATCCTGCACTGTGGAGGTCTATG